Proteins co-encoded in one Gleimia hominis genomic window:
- a CDS encoding sterol carrier family protein: MKRRISDSQGLNAVASWRAGERSRPTVATAVRWSLEELAATVPGRSVEVRVPPYGAVQILGGTTHRRGTPPAVVEMRADAWLGLITGVQQWGYLVENGEVQASGERTDLSAYFPLVPEQK, translated from the coding sequence ATGAAACGGCGGATAAGTGACTCGCAGGGTTTAAACGCGGTGGCGAGTTGGCGGGCGGGCGAGCGATCGCGCCCTACGGTCGCCACGGCCGTGCGGTGGAGTTTAGAGGAGCTCGCGGCGACTGTGCCGGGTCGTTCAGTGGAGGTGAGGGTACCTCCGTATGGTGCGGTGCAGATCCTAGGGGGTACCACGCACCGGCGAGGTACCCCACCTGCAGTTGTGGAAATGCGTGCGGACGCCTGGTTGGGGCTCATTACTGGAGTTCAGCAGTGGGGGTACCTGGTGGAAAACGGTGAGGTACAGGCGTCCGGGGAACGAACAGACTTATCGGCATATTTCCCTCTCGTACCCGAGCAGAAATAA
- a CDS encoding phosphoenolpyruvate--protein phosphotransferase, translating into MAKVAQEKPEQTVLYGTPVVDGIAYAPVVWTRRPPIPDLTAPDLPEERRGEEAKKFTQAADEVTAKLQERADSTTGHAAALLSVTASIASDPAWRKEVTRMIRRGTPAVQATMHATDRFVTKFEKAGGILAERTTDLRDVRDRVIAKLLGREEPGIPTPSERVVLFADELTPADTADLDPTLFVAIVTQLGGPTSHTSIIARQLGLPCIVAARDISDIDEGTYVLVDGQRGTIRTDATPEEAQRRVDADRERVELIQKWSGPAQLADGTPVELLTNVRDGDTARDGRSVGAQGVGLLRTELCFLGASAEPTVEQQRALYQPAFEAFPHSKIVFRTLDAGSDKPVPYATLTDEANPALGVRGLRTSGHNPGLLLHQLDAIAQCAHAANHEDTWVMAPMISTIPEAEWFTKLVHERGLKAGIMVEVPSVAVLIDQFMEIVDFVSVGTNDLTQYVMAADRLSADLAEYSDPWQPAALALISNVARAGIRSGTPVGVCGEAAADPLLSCVLVGMGVTSLSVAPPALKAVGAQLSQFTLEQCQEAARAVRAARDQGDARHRARRVFEI; encoded by the coding sequence GTGGCTAAGGTGGCACAGGAAAAGCCTGAACAAACAGTTCTATACGGCACTCCAGTGGTAGACGGGATCGCGTACGCACCAGTCGTTTGGACACGCCGGCCCCCTATTCCAGATTTAACAGCACCGGACCTGCCTGAGGAAAGACGCGGCGAGGAAGCCAAGAAATTCACGCAGGCTGCCGATGAGGTCACTGCGAAACTCCAAGAAAGAGCGGATTCCACCACGGGGCACGCGGCCGCGCTCCTATCGGTAACCGCGTCGATCGCATCCGACCCAGCTTGGCGTAAAGAAGTAACCAGAATGATCCGCCGCGGCACTCCAGCGGTACAGGCCACAATGCATGCAACCGACCGGTTTGTTACCAAGTTCGAAAAAGCCGGTGGGATCCTCGCTGAACGCACCACTGACCTGCGCGACGTGCGCGACCGCGTGATTGCGAAGCTTCTTGGTCGTGAGGAACCGGGTATCCCAACCCCATCTGAACGGGTCGTACTATTCGCTGACGAACTCACTCCCGCTGACACCGCCGACCTAGACCCAACCCTGTTCGTCGCCATCGTCACCCAACTTGGCGGGCCCACTTCCCACACCTCCATCATTGCCCGCCAACTCGGGTTACCTTGCATCGTTGCGGCCCGTGACATTTCTGATATTGATGAGGGTACCTACGTTCTGGTGGACGGTCAGCGCGGCACCATCCGCACGGACGCAACCCCTGAGGAAGCGCAGCGACGCGTCGACGCAGACCGTGAGCGCGTAGAACTCATCCAGAAATGGTCGGGGCCAGCGCAGCTAGCTGATGGTACCCCCGTGGAGCTACTAACAAATGTGCGCGATGGTGATACGGCCCGCGACGGCCGGTCAGTTGGCGCACAAGGCGTGGGCCTGCTCCGCACTGAGCTGTGCTTTCTGGGAGCAAGTGCAGAACCAACCGTTGAGCAGCAGCGCGCACTGTACCAGCCTGCGTTCGAGGCGTTCCCTCATTCTAAAATCGTTTTTCGAACCCTAGACGCCGGTTCGGACAAGCCCGTTCCCTACGCGACCCTAACGGATGAGGCGAATCCAGCACTGGGGGTACGTGGGTTGCGCACATCGGGGCATAATCCCGGGTTGCTGCTCCACCAGCTAGATGCGATCGCCCAGTGCGCTCACGCGGCAAACCATGAGGACACGTGGGTTATGGCCCCCATGATTTCTACGATTCCTGAGGCCGAATGGTTCACAAAGCTCGTTCACGAACGCGGGTTGAAAGCCGGCATCATGGTTGAGGTACCCTCCGTGGCAGTGCTGATTGACCAGTTCATGGAAATCGTTGACTTCGTGTCCGTCGGCACAAACGATTTGACGCAATACGTAATGGCTGCTGACCGTCTGTCCGCAGATTTAGCGGAGTACTCAGACCCGTGGCAGCCTGCCGCGCTTGCACTCATCTCGAATGTGGCGCGCGCCGGTATCCGTTCAGGTACCCCCGTCGGGGTGTGTGGTGAAGCCGCAGCTGACCCACTACTTTCTTGCGTGCTAGTAGGCATGGGGGTGACGTCGCTGTCCGTGGCTCCTCCGGCACTTAAAGCAGTTGGCGCGCAACTGAGCCAGTTCACGTTGGAGCAATGTCAAGAAGCTGCTCGCGCAGTTCGGGCCGCGCGCGACCAGGGGGATGCGCGGCACCGGGCTCGGCGTGTATTTGAAATCTAA
- a CDS encoding HPr family phosphocarrier protein translates to MVKRSATVASEVGLHARPAAIIAREAKRATSPVYISLGEETVEAQSGLMIMTLGAQYGDEVTVTSDDEKAVEAVCELIASPMSSV, encoded by the coding sequence GTGGTTAAACGGAGTGCCACCGTAGCCTCCGAAGTGGGGTTACATGCCCGCCCAGCAGCGATTATTGCGCGAGAAGCGAAACGGGCTACCAGCCCGGTTTATATTTCGTTGGGAGAAGAAACTGTCGAGGCACAGTCCGGCCTGATGATCATGACTTTAGGTGCGCAATATGGCGATGAGGTAACTGTTACCTCGGACGATGAGAAGGCTGTTGAAGCAGTTTGCGAACTCATCGCATCCCCCATGAGTTCAGTCTGA
- a CDS encoding DUF4235 domain-containing protein yields the protein MNVPYKLATAGALAAAGFAANQIVNQGWKVFTGHESPQNEDEDQVELVELLVFAAISGVLATMARRYVLRGTKKAFAKSI from the coding sequence ATGAACGTCCCATACAAACTTGCTACAGCCGGCGCACTCGCAGCTGCGGGCTTTGCGGCAAACCAGATTGTCAACCAAGGCTGGAAGGTATTCACCGGGCACGAATCCCCTCAAAACGAAGATGAAGACCAGGTTGAACTAGTTGAACTACTCGTTTTCGCCGCAATTTCTGGCGTACTAGCAACAATGGCGCGCCGGTACGTGCTGCGTGGTACCAAGAAGGCCTTCGCTAAATCCATCTAG
- the rarD gene encoding EamA family transporter RarD: protein MRELKLNSQKNFLLGLSVYVLWGFFPLYFSRLAPAGAFEVIAHRAIWGLIFCLSLMACTGRLRQLLTLWKDKRTFWFLVLAGHAIVINWGVYVWAILHGHTVDAALGYFINPLVTVFLAATVRHERLNALQASSLALGAIAIIVMIAGLGYVPWVSIGLPVTFGVYSLIKKQVSTTAPVVTGMALETMAVAPLLIAYFVYLVCTRGTSFHKLARHGAGAEAMVGHFALLVGAGLVTVIPLIMFAMAARGLSLTVLGLLQYTSPIMQLLIGVFIFHEPMEPARWVGTLIIWLGLMLLTWDSLRSKRHPHA, encoded by the coding sequence ATGCGCGAACTGAAACTGAACTCTCAGAAGAACTTTCTGCTCGGACTTTCCGTATACGTTCTCTGGGGGTTCTTTCCACTCTACTTTTCGCGCCTCGCCCCCGCAGGAGCATTCGAAGTTATTGCGCACCGAGCCATCTGGGGCCTCATTTTCTGCCTTTCATTAATGGCATGTACCGGACGCTTGAGGCAGTTGCTGACCCTGTGGAAAGACAAACGCACCTTCTGGTTTCTCGTGCTAGCCGGGCACGCCATTGTTATCAACTGGGGCGTGTACGTTTGGGCCATCTTGCACGGCCACACCGTGGATGCTGCGTTGGGGTACTTCATCAACCCCCTTGTTACCGTGTTTCTGGCGGCAACCGTGCGGCACGAACGGTTGAATGCTCTGCAAGCATCGTCACTGGCGTTAGGCGCCATCGCGATTATTGTGATGATCGCCGGGCTGGGGTACGTACCCTGGGTTTCGATCGGCCTGCCCGTAACGTTTGGGGTTTACTCCCTCATAAAGAAACAGGTTTCTACCACTGCACCCGTAGTGACCGGCATGGCGTTGGAGACCATGGCGGTCGCGCCGCTATTGATTGCGTATTTTGTTTACCTCGTGTGCACCAGGGGTACCTCGTTTCATAAACTGGCGCGTCACGGGGCGGGAGCAGAAGCCATGGTTGGGCACTTCGCGCTTTTAGTGGGTGCCGGACTGGTGACAGTTATTCCGCTGATTATGTTCGCCATGGCCGCTAGAGGCCTGTCACTCACCGTGCTTGGACTGTTGCAATACACCTCTCCGATTATGCAACTGCTAATCGGTGTGTTCATCTTTCACGAACCGATGGAACCTGCTCGCTGGGTAGGTACCCTCATCATTTGGCTTGGATTAATGCTCCTCACCTGGGATTCACTGCGGTCAAAACGACACCCACACGCTTAG
- a CDS encoding DUF4921 family protein, producing MARERTKMHSIDRLADGTVKQKNLLTGTEVWTVPGRDHRPLAPLDPSIEPIDQAQAGRYCAFCEDRYIETPPEKARVIRDAAGSWQTLTELSASELNQTVAEFRRIPNLFEIVSYNYWHLNHGHVPSETEHRRMADYLAHPQGYDHVMRVVKARLKASGMSEEDYASLDDAQLLAHANGFFSGGHDLIVARRHYTDDAKTNVELASSGTLTEDEHYQYMQFTAQTMEDLYGLDPAVRYVACFQNWLKPAGASFDHLHKQLVAIDAHSVQTAAELRRIRKDPQIYEQILSVGVTGDLILAQNEHAIAMAGWGHRYPTIAIWPLGPARNPWEVSPETMRGVSDIVHAAHAATGSQVPCNEEWYHRPPDINTPMRWRMLLKWRISTLAGFEGGTRIYLNTIDPWGVRDRVLPQLHQLRDEGKISSDIALGSECHVSADLLS from the coding sequence ATGGCAAGAGAGCGCACAAAGATGCATTCAATAGACCGCCTCGCAGATGGGACTGTGAAGCAAAAGAACCTACTTACAGGCACAGAGGTGTGGACGGTACCTGGGCGTGACCACCGCCCTCTCGCGCCTCTTGACCCTAGTATCGAACCCATCGACCAAGCTCAGGCAGGGCGTTACTGCGCGTTCTGCGAAGACCGGTACATAGAAACCCCTCCGGAGAAAGCCCGCGTAATCCGCGACGCAGCGGGTAGTTGGCAAACCCTCACAGAGCTCTCAGCTTCCGAACTCAATCAGACGGTAGCTGAGTTCCGCCGGATCCCGAACCTCTTTGAGATCGTCTCTTACAACTACTGGCACCTAAACCACGGCCACGTACCCTCAGAAACTGAACACCGCCGAATGGCTGACTACCTCGCCCACCCGCAAGGGTACGACCACGTGATGCGCGTGGTTAAAGCCAGGTTGAAAGCGTCCGGAATGTCCGAAGAAGATTACGCAAGCTTGGACGACGCCCAACTGTTAGCGCACGCCAACGGTTTCTTCTCGGGCGGACACGACCTCATCGTCGCCCGCCGCCACTACACGGACGACGCTAAAACAAACGTTGAACTCGCATCGTCAGGTACCCTCACGGAAGACGAACACTACCAGTACATGCAGTTCACCGCTCAAACCATGGAGGATCTATACGGACTCGACCCCGCGGTCCGATACGTCGCGTGCTTCCAAAACTGGTTGAAACCCGCGGGAGCCTCGTTCGACCACCTCCACAAACAGCTGGTGGCTATCGACGCGCATTCCGTGCAAACCGCGGCGGAACTACGCCGTATCCGCAAAGATCCACAGATCTACGAGCAGATCCTGTCCGTTGGAGTAACCGGGGACCTCATACTAGCCCAAAACGAACACGCAATTGCCATGGCGGGGTGGGGACATCGCTACCCTACTATCGCAATCTGGCCATTGGGGCCGGCGCGTAATCCGTGGGAAGTCTCGCCCGAAACGATGCGTGGCGTGTCAGACATTGTGCACGCCGCACACGCCGCAACAGGCAGCCAAGTACCCTGCAACGAAGAGTGGTACCACCGCCCCCCAGACATCAACACGCCCATGCGTTGGCGGATGCTGCTTAAATGGCGTATCTCCACTCTTGCGGGTTTTGAAGGGGGGACGAGAATCTACCTCAACACGATCGACCCGTGGGGTGTTCGCGACCGCGTCCTGCCACAACTACACCAACTTCGTGACGAAGGAAAAATAAGTTCAGATATCGCTCTTGGAAGCGAATGCCACGTTTCAGCCGACTTACTATCCTAG
- a CDS encoding ACT domain-containing protein, protein MDNTQSLDEMLANMDIQSQGIYVFANLDEIPEGVEPFATVREKEGTTIVISEDRAEKAGLPTDNRFARITLELPSSLLSIGLAATIGQTLAARSITCNQLAGFHHEHLFVQVDKADEALSIMRDLKEQAKGWLPR, encoded by the coding sequence ATGGATAACACGCAATCACTCGACGAGATGCTCGCGAACATGGACATCCAATCGCAGGGCATCTATGTTTTCGCTAATCTTGACGAGATTCCAGAGGGGGTTGAACCCTTCGCTACCGTGCGCGAAAAAGAAGGGACCACGATCGTCATTTCGGAGGATCGAGCCGAAAAAGCTGGGCTTCCAACCGATAACCGTTTTGCACGAATAACCTTAGAGCTGCCCTCTTCCCTGCTTTCGATTGGCCTTGCCGCCACCATCGGCCAGACTCTGGCAGCGCGTTCTATTACCTGCAACCAGCTAGCTGGTTTCCACCATGAACACCTTTTTGTTCAGGTCGATAAAGCCGATGAGGCACTGTCAATCATGCGGGACCTCAAAGAGCAAGCCAAAGGTTGGTTACCTCGTTAA